A window of Solanum stenotomum isolate F172 chromosome 3, ASM1918654v1, whole genome shotgun sequence contains these coding sequences:
- the LOC125860556 gene encoding transcriptional regulator DEF1-like: MDPPPIPSHITATPIVTIAQQNYSDSASSSPRSRQNDTWDQESLALVPGAKLRLICSYGGHIIPRPHDKSLCYVGGDTRIVVAERQSSLADLQSRLSHTLLNGRGFSLKYQLPNEELDSLVSVTTDEDLDNMIEEYDRAMSASPLKPSRLRLFLFLAKPETAASMGCLLADSKSETWFVDALNNASLLSRGLSDSAAEGNFLELERIPKSDSGVNLDHAQNESMAVNNRQMAKNVIQEVQSTMPDSPMVETTSSFESSVSSPSMPNLPQIKVRAEDGQMNARFHDQMLGLDEQFSHMNVASNAQNLDDGYLHLAAQAATPPLPTVIGGAAVMSSATLVNAAPATGEHHGRVISDDEKSDHGAPSGRRKPPLPLQPIQRKVGDGYSLPSPDSKHAGGYNLQSPDSVASDSSIASGTSFSKHTVYQDPPPATGRETRMHPAVMDYNSQIQMQQVQDSVVMQVPQQNQQQQQQFVPANAHYIQHTATGPVAVPSYYQMYAPPTQQPLHQQMDQQYQMYYVPVPQTQQYNLTVQSNIADASAVASNQQLTPPNPTTVSSSAAFKEALPPIYPARTIQSSKPEMPANVYITATPANQTVVQVPSSQYHQQYYGLSQVPPPSQQIATVPNGTANYGYEYSHPVHDQVFYAQQTAPTPPSHYQTMTPNTAVLLSQATAQLAAENTTTQNRTS, from the exons ATGGATCCTCCACCTATTCCATCCCATATCACTGCCACTCCAATAGTTACCATTGCCCAACAAAACTATTCAGATTCTGCCAGCTCTTCACCGCGCTCCCGGCAAAATGATACATGGGATCAGGAGTCGTTGGCACTAGTCCCCGGTGCCAAACTCCGCCTCATATGCAGCTATGGTGGTCACATTATTCCTCGTCCCCACGATAAGTCCCTCTGCTATGTTGGTGGTGACACGCGCATTGTGGTTGCTGAGCGTCAGTCCTCCCTTGCTGATCTTCAATCTCGCCTTTCCCATACTCTCCTCAATGGGCGCGGATTTTCCCTCAAGTATCAGCTCCCTAATGAAGAACTTGATTCCCTTGTATCTGTCACAACTGATGAAGACTTGGATAACATGATCGAAGAATATGATCGTGCAATGTCAGCTTCCCCTTTGAAACCGTCTCGTCTTCgtttgttcctttttcttgccAAACCTGAAACTGCAGCCTCTATGGGTTGCCTCCTTGCTGATTCTAAATCTGAAACGTGGTTTGTTGATGCTCTTAACAATGCTAGCTTGCTTTCTAGAGGACTTTCTGATTCAGCTGCAGAGGGTAATTTTCTGGAGCTTGAAAGGATTCCCAAAAGTGATTCTGGTGTAAACTTGGATCATGCTCAGAATGAGTCAATGGCTGTAAACAATAGGCAAATGGCAAAGAATGTAATCCAAGAAGTGCAATCTACTATGCCTGATTCACCAATGGTTGAAACAACCTCATCATTTGAATCAAGTGTTTCATCCCCATCTATGCCAAATTTGCCTCAAATTAAGGTTAGAGCTGAAGATGGTCAAATGAATGCAAGATTCCATGATCAGATGCTCGGGTTAGATGAGCAGTTTTCACACATGAATGTAGCTTCAAATGCACAAAATCTGGATGATGGTTACCTTCATTTGGCTGCACAAGCTGCAACGCCACCTCTTCCTACTGTAATTGGTGGTGCAGCAGTTATGTCATCAGCTACCTTGGTGAACGCTGCACCAGCTACAGGGGAACATCATGGCCGGGTTATCTCTGATGATGAGAAATCAGATCATGGTGCACCCTCTGGACGCCGAAAGCCTCCATTGCCTTTACAGCCTATTCAGCGGAAAGTTGGAGATGGTTATAGCTTGCCATCACCTGATTCAAAGCATGCTGGAGGTTACAATTTGCAATCACCTGATTCTGTAGCAAG TGATAGCAGCATCGCATCAGGTACATCCTTCTCGAAACACACGGTTTACCAAGATCCACCTCCAGCAACAGGTCGCGAGACCAGAATGCATCCAGCTGTTATGGACTATAACTCTCAAATTCAGATGCAGCAAGTTCAAGATTCTGTAGTTATGCAAGTTCCACAGCAAAatcagcagcagcagcagcagttCGTTCCTGCCAATGCGCATTACATCCAACATACTGCAACAGGTCCAGTGGCAGTCCCGTCTTACTATCAAATGTATGCACCCCCAACCCAGCAACCACTTCATCAACAAATGGATCAGCAGTATCAAATGTATTATGTGCCAGTACCTCAGACTCAACAGTATAATTTGACAGTGCAATCTAATATAGCTGATGCTAGTGCTGTAGCTTCGAACCAGCAGCTAACACCACCAAATCCAACAACGGTTTCATCCTCAGCAGCGTTTAAAGAAGCTCTCCCACCTATTTATCCAGCAAGGACAATCCAGTCCTCTAAGCCTGAAATGCCTGCCAATGTATACATAACAGCTACCCCAGCAAATCAAACAGTAGTTCAAGTTCCTTCAAGTCAATATCATCAACAGTATTACGGCCTATCCCAGGTTCCTCCTCCATCACAGCAAATCGCTACTGTTCCTAATGGCACTGCTAATTACGGCTATGAATATTCTCATCCTGTGCATGACCAAGTGTTCTATGCCCAACAAACAGCTCCAACACCTCCTTCTCATTACCAAACTATGACCCCTAACACTGCAGTTTTACTATCACAGGCTACAGCACAGCTAGCTGCGGAGAATACCACAACTCAGAACAGAACTTCATAG
- the LOC125860561 gene encoding uncharacterized protein LOC125860561 encodes MLTAINSSSSPSCRYFKTQFSVPKSLTFALSIQLQSRNLKISNCLSLNKPNNQSTNASGEAPATTDTLRIILAAGGTGGHIYPAIAIADDLKVLDPNAQILFVGLQTGMESTAVPTAGYSFEPIPAAPLGRPFFSLYNLFVLPFVLVKSLIKSSQIFKEFKPHIVIGTGGFVSFPICLAASLKGIKLAIQEQNSVPGIANRVLSLFAYNVFVAFNSSVDCFWQKNKCVVCGNPVRLSLRQYASKAVGRRHFFSNAVVGKGDGKVVLILGGSLGANALNVAILHLYSEMLKERKDLFLIWQTGVLAYDEMESLVKFHPRLYITPFLHSMDLAYAAADLVVSRAGAMICTEILTAGKPSILIPSPNVAEGHQFHNACLMADLVGSTVITEDELDSLTLKSSIEEILDNERLMTEMSERALKTAKPNASIEIAKHLLSLVNSSMKF; translated from the exons ATGTTAACAGCCATTAATTCATCCTCTTCCCCGAGCTGCCGGTACTTTAAAACCCAATTCTCCGTTCCCAAATCATTAACTTTTGCCCTCTCCATTCAACTTCAATCTAG GAATCTCAAGATCAGTAACTGTCTCTCTCTCAACAAACCCAACAATCAAAGCACCAATGCATCCGGAGAAGCACCTGCTACAACTGACACCCTTCGAATCATATTGGCTGCAGGGGGCACCGGAGGCCATATTTATCCGGCGATTGCCATTGCTGACGACCTTAAAGTCCTTGACCCAAATGCCCAAATTCTCTTTGTTGGACTTCAAACTGGAATGGAAAGCACCGCAGTGCCAACAGCAGGATACTCCTTTGAACCGATTCCTGCTGCGCCATTAGGCCGgccctttttctctctctacaacTTATTCGTCCTCCCTTTTGTTCTCGTCAAATCCCTAATTAAAAGTtcccaaatatttaaagaattcaAACCCCATATAGTAATTGGAACTGGGGGGTTTGTTTCATTTCCAATTTGCTTAGCTGCAAGTCTCAAAGGCATTAAACttgcaattcaagaacaaaattcagtACCCGGAATCGCTAATCGGGTGCTTTCTTTATTTGCATATAATGTGTTTGTTGCATTTAATTCTAGTGTTGATTGTTTTTGGCAAAAGAACAAATGCGTGGTGTGCGGAAATCCAGTGAGATTGTCTTTGAGGCAATATGCGTCTAAGGCCGTGGGAAGGCGTCATTTCTTTTCAAATGCAGTTGTAGGGAAGGGGGATGGTAAGGTGGTATTGATTCTTGGAGGCTCATTGGGTGCTAATGCACTTAATGTTGCTATTTTGCATTTGTATTCTGAGATGTTAAAAGAACGGAAAGACTTGTTTTTGATATGGCAAACCGGGGTCTTAGCATATGATGAGATGGAGAGCCTCGTGAAATTTCATCCCCGATTATACATTACCCC GTTCTTGCACTCCATGGATTTAGCATATGCAGCTGCAGACCTTGTTGTATCTAGAGCTGGAGCAATGATCTGTACTGAGATCTTAACTGCTGGGAAACCTAGTATTCTG ATACCTTCGCCGAATGTGGCTGAAGGACATCAATTTCACAATGCTTGTCTAATGGCTGATTTGGTTGGTTCAACGGTTATAACTGAAGATGAACTTGACTCTCTTACTCTTAAAAGTTCTATTGAAGAAATTTTAG ATAATGAGAGATTGATGACGGAGATGTCTGAGAGAGCTCTCAAGACTGCGAAGCCAAATGCATCTATTGAAATTGCTAAACACCTTCTTTCTCTTGTAAACTCTTCGATGAAATTCTGA